The Shewanella sp. MTB7 genome includes a window with the following:
- a CDS encoding FGGY-family carbohydrate kinase, with protein MINTSRDREQSGQASEVKADWILTIDNGTQSVRALVFDLNGQLIAKSQLKLIPYESPQSGWCEQSGDYYWQNVCDACQALWLQGIDKKRIKGMSVTTQRGTMLPLDKQGAPLHPAILWLDQRRAEPLPRLGGIWDPLFNLLGLSETIANFRSRAQPNWLYIERRDLWEQTYKFAFLSGFFHHRLTGEWADSTGSQVGYLPFDYKKHRWAPKWDWKWRALNVRPDQLLSLVKPGDKIGEITKLASEQTGIPQGLTVIAAAADKACEVLGSGGQSADVGCLSFGTTATINVTMKRYTEAVRFLPAYPSAITGAFCSEVMLYRGFWMVSWFKEQFAHTEQAKAEEAGIEAEALFDELVNSVPPGSMGLMLQPYWGPGVKQPGPEAKGAVIGFGDLHTRAHLYRAILEGLAFGLKEGLEAIEKKTGSKVKELRVSGGGAQSDAAMQIAADIFGLPTVRAHTIETSGLGAAIDAAVGLGLYADFDTAIKVMVHEGDRFEPNREHYVMYQRLYREIYLNIYKKLQPFYSKIRDITGYPE; from the coding sequence GTGATAAATACTAGCAGGGATAGAGAACAGAGTGGTCAGGCATCTGAAGTTAAAGCTGATTGGATCTTAACGATCGATAACGGCACCCAAAGTGTCCGTGCTTTGGTCTTTGATCTCAACGGGCAATTGATCGCTAAATCCCAGTTAAAATTGATCCCCTATGAATCACCTCAATCCGGCTGGTGTGAACAGAGCGGTGATTATTACTGGCAAAATGTGTGTGATGCTTGTCAGGCTCTTTGGTTGCAGGGAATAGATAAAAAGAGGATTAAGGGGATGTCGGTGACCACACAGCGCGGCACCATGTTACCTTTGGATAAGCAAGGTGCGCCGCTGCATCCGGCGATCCTCTGGCTAGATCAACGCAGAGCAGAACCCTTGCCACGTTTAGGGGGGATTTGGGATCCGCTGTTTAATCTACTGGGCTTAAGTGAAACCATTGCTAACTTTAGGAGTCGTGCTCAACCAAACTGGCTCTATATCGAGAGGCGGGATCTGTGGGAGCAAACTTATAAATTTGCTTTTTTATCGGGTTTCTTTCATCACCGCTTGACTGGTGAGTGGGCGGATTCGACAGGATCTCAGGTGGGATATCTACCCTTCGATTATAAGAAACACAGATGGGCGCCAAAATGGGATTGGAAATGGCGAGCGTTGAATGTCAGACCGGATCAACTGCTATCTCTGGTGAAGCCTGGTGATAAGATCGGCGAGATCACCAAGTTGGCCAGTGAGCAAACCGGGATCCCCCAAGGGTTAACCGTTATCGCCGCAGCGGCAGATAAAGCGTGTGAAGTGCTGGGATCCGGTGGCCAGAGTGCCGATGTGGGCTGCTTAAGTTTCGGTACCACAGCCACGATTAATGTCACCATGAAACGCTACACCGAAGCGGTGCGATTTCTGCCCGCTTATCCATCGGCGATCACTGGTGCTTTTTGCAGTGAAGTAATGCTTTATCGTGGTTTCTGGATGGTGAGCTGGTTTAAGGAGCAGTTTGCCCATACAGAGCAGGCGAAAGCAGAGGAGGCTGGGATCGAAGCTGAAGCCCTGTTCGATGAATTAGTGAACAGTGTGCCGCCGGGATCCATGGGACTCATGTTGCAACCTTATTGGGGCCCTGGAGTAAAGCAACCTGGCCCTGAAGCTAAAGGCGCCGTGATAGGTTTTGGTGACTTGCATACCCGAGCACACCTTTATCGTGCGATCCTCGAAGGATTGGCTTTTGGTCTCAAAGAGGGGTTGGAAGCGATAGAGAAAAAAACAGGTTCTAAAGTTAAGGAGTTAAGAGTGTCTGGCGGCGGAGCGCAGAGTGATGCTGCCATGCAGATCGCTGCCGATATTTTTGGTTTACCCACAGTGCGAGCCCATACCATAGAGACCTCTGGACTCGGTGCAGCTATCGATGCGGCTGTCGGACTAGGGCTCTATGCTGACTTTGATACCGCGATCAAAGTTATGGTCCATGAAGGCGATCGTTTTGAACCTAATAGGGAACATTATGTGATGTACCAAAGGCTTTATCGGGAGATCTATCTCAATATTTACAAGAAGCTACAGCCTTTCTACAGCAAGATTAGGGATATAACGGGTTACCCAGAATAA